One genomic region from Clostridia bacterium encodes:
- a CDS encoding peptidase E has protein sequence MKIVALGGGTVDESSAVEKYIVEFSGKERPRFLFLPTASGDGGHYINAVKRTYKRLGCAADALCLVRAEYAADELESRVSAADIIYVGGGDPLRMMTVWERVGILPLLKAAAGRGAVMCGVSAGAMCWFASGYSDRDYYDSSVSSPSYRLIDGLGFIPAVCCPHYDEPGRDSFDAACASFSLPGVALENDVALVCDGSACSLVKNDGRKRGWLLTAENGYVLKTELRGVFSL, from the coding sequence ATGAAAATCGTTGCACTCGGCGGAGGCACGGTCGACGAAAGCTCCGCAGTCGAAAAGTATATAGTCGAATTCAGCGGAAAAGAACGTCCGCGCTTTCTGTTTCTGCCCACGGCAAGCGGCGACGGCGGACATTACATAAACGCCGTAAAGCGCACCTATAAGCGCCTCGGCTGCGCAGCGGACGCGCTGTGCCTCGTTCGCGCAGAATACGCGGCCGACGAGCTTGAATCACGCGTTTCAGCCGCCGATATTATCTACGTCGGCGGGGGCGATCCGCTGCGGATGATGACCGTCTGGGAACGCGTCGGGATACTCCCGCTGCTGAAAGCGGCGGCGGGACGCGGCGCGGTCATGTGCGGAGTCAGCGCGGGCGCGATGTGCTGGTTTGCCTCCGGCTACAGCGACCGCGACTATTACGACAGCTCCGTCTCATCCCCTTCATACCGGCTGATAGACGGCCTCGGCTTCATTCCGGCCGTCTGCTGCCCGCATTACGACGAGCCCGGGCGCGACAGCTTCGACGCGGCCTGCGCATCGTTCTCGCTGCCCGGGGTCGCGCTCGAAAACGACGTCGCGCTCGTTTGCGACGGCTCCGCCTGCTCCCTCGTTAAAAACGACGGGCGCAAACGCGGGTGGCTGCTTACCGCCGAAAACGGTTACGTTTTGAAAACGGAACTGCGCGGAGTTTTTTCGCTATGA
- a CDS encoding ABC transporter permease produces MREKLAAAPYLVWMVLFIVAPLIFVFVYAFTDANGHFTFANIAALKAYLPTFLDSILLGAIAAVICLLIAYPFAYFISRTKPRTQRIIVLLVMLPMCMSFLLRTLAWVSLFEDTGIINNFLTSIGIGPFKLIRTRAAIVFGMVYNYLPYMILPLYTVLMKIDGRLLEASADLGANKVKTFRKVILPLSIPGIISGITMVFVPAVSTFYISVKMGPADTAMIGDIIEKQFKNAYNPNLGAAMSLVLMVMIIICMAVMNRFTDNDGEDIVL; encoded by the coding sequence ATGCGCGAAAAGCTTGCCGCGGCGCCCTATCTCGTATGGATGGTTCTCTTTATAGTCGCGCCGCTGATATTCGTCTTCGTCTACGCGTTCACCGACGCGAACGGACATTTCACTTTCGCGAACATCGCCGCGCTGAAGGCGTATCTGCCGACCTTTCTGGATTCGATACTGCTCGGCGCGATAGCGGCGGTGATCTGCCTGCTCATCGCCTATCCGTTCGCATACTTCATATCGCGCACGAAGCCGCGCACGCAGCGCATAATCGTGCTGCTCGTTATGCTGCCGATGTGCATGAGCTTCCTGCTCCGCACGCTGGCGTGGGTATCCTTGTTTGAGGACACCGGCATAATCAACAACTTCCTGACGAGCATCGGCATAGGTCCGTTCAAGCTTATCAGAACGCGCGCCGCTATCGTTTTCGGTATGGTATACAACTACCTGCCGTATATGATCCTGCCGCTCTACACCGTGCTGATGAAGATCGACGGGCGGCTGCTCGAGGCCTCCGCCGACCTCGGCGCGAACAAGGTCAAAACTTTCCGCAAGGTCATCCTGCCGCTCAGTATCCCCGGTATAATTTCGGGAATAACGATGGTGTTCGTGCCGGCGGTCAGCACCTTCTATATCTCCGTGAAGATGGGCCCCGCGGATACGGCCATGATCGGCGACATAATCGAGAAGCAGTTCAAAAACGCCTACAACCCCAACCTCGGCGCGGCGATGAGCCTGGTGCTGATGGTAATGATCATAATCTGTATGGCGGTAATGAACCGCTTTACGGATAACGACGGGGAGGATATCGTGCTATGA
- a CDS encoding ABC transporter permease, with amino-acid sequence MKTFGKIYTVLVFVLLYTPILLLMLFSFNSTKNTVHFEGFTLKWYGELFSNSNLLHLLLNTVIIAVIASIVATVLGTMAAVGIHKMKKRMQSVILTVTNIPMTNPDIVTGVSLALLFVFIGGMMKNNNVLGFWTLLIAHITFGLPYVILSVLPKIRQMDRNLMDAALDLGCTPLKAFFKVMLPEIMPGVFTGMTMVFTLSLDDFVISYFVYGSGFSTLPIEIYNYTKKPIPPSIYALFTMLFIVILALMILMNVFQARDERKKASKLAALQP; translated from the coding sequence ATGAAAACGTTCGGCAAGATCTATACCGTCCTCGTATTCGTACTGCTTTACACTCCGATACTGCTGCTGATGCTCTTCTCGTTCAACTCGACGAAGAACACCGTTCATTTCGAGGGCTTTACGCTGAAATGGTACGGCGAGCTCTTCAGCAACAGCAACCTGCTGCACCTGCTGCTCAACACCGTTATAATCGCTGTCATCGCCTCGATAGTCGCGACGGTGCTCGGCACGATGGCGGCGGTCGGCATTCACAAGATGAAGAAACGCATGCAGAGCGTCATCCTCACGGTCACTAATATCCCGATGACCAACCCCGACATCGTGACCGGCGTCTCCCTCGCGCTGCTCTTCGTCTTCATCGGCGGGATGATGAAAAACAACAACGTGCTCGGCTTCTGGACGCTGCTGATCGCGCATATAACCTTTGGTCTGCCCTACGTCATACTCTCGGTACTGCCGAAGATACGGCAGATGGACCGCAACCTGATGGACGCGGCGCTCGACCTCGGCTGCACGCCGTTGAAGGCGTTTTTCAAGGTGATGCTTCCGGAGATAATGCCCGGCGTCTTCACCGGAATGACTATGGTCTTCACACTGTCGCTCGACGACTTCGTCATCAGCTATTTCGTCTACGGCTCCGGCTTCTCGACGCTCCCGATCGAGATATACAACTACACCAAGAAGCCGATCCCGCCGTCGATATACGCGCTGTTCACGATGCTCTTTATCGTCATACTTGCGCTGATGATCTTGATGAACGTCTTCCAGGCGCGCGACGAACGCAAAAAAGCAAGTAAACTCGCGGCGCTTCAGCCGTAA
- a CDS encoding spermidine/putrescine ABC transporter substrate-binding protein: protein MKKIIAAILTLTLVAALFTAMPTVTAEAEEAVTINVYNWGQYIGVGEDDTIDVNAEFTKRTGIKVNYTTYDSNETMLTKLETGGSSYDIIIPSDYMIDRMIKKDMLEKLDFSNIPNYKYIDETYKNTAYDPNNEYSVPYTYGTVGIIYNTKYVTKTVDSWNILWDEEYKDKILTFDNPRDLFAIAEFLLGIDVNTTSPEDYEACYNKLLEQKPVLQQYVMDQIFDAMINESAWIAPYYAGDFVTMHEDNPDLAFCYPKEGFNFFIDAICIPKGCEHKAEAEAYINFLCDPEISGKNMDAIGYATPIPEAKEYLSEEFADSDVVYFDEATAANSKMFKDLPDESFQLMNDYWSKLKVEGSAGYTLYIIIGAAIVAIIAVVVIIRMRKKKLYEQE, encoded by the coding sequence ATGAAAAAAATCATTGCTGCAATCCTTACGCTGACGCTGGTCGCGGCGCTCTTCACGGCGATGCCGACGGTTACGGCCGAAGCTGAAGAAGCAGTCACGATCAACGTTTACAACTGGGGCCAGTACATCGGCGTCGGCGAGGACGACACGATCGACGTCAACGCCGAATTCACGAAGCGCACCGGCATAAAGGTCAACTACACGACCTACGACTCAAACGAAACTATGCTGACGAAGCTGGAAACGGGCGGGTCGAGCTACGATATCATAATCCCCTCGGATTATATGATCGACCGCATGATAAAAAAGGACATGCTCGAGAAGCTGGATTTCTCCAACATCCCGAACTACAAATATATCGACGAAACGTATAAAAACACCGCCTACGACCCGAACAACGAATACTCCGTCCCCTACACCTACGGCACCGTCGGCATCATCTATAACACGAAATACGTCACCAAGACAGTCGACAGCTGGAACATTCTCTGGGACGAGGAATACAAAGACAAGATACTGACCTTCGACAACCCCCGCGATCTTTTCGCGATAGCGGAGTTCCTGCTCGGCATCGACGTCAACACCACCTCCCCCGAGGACTACGAGGCGTGCTACAACAAGCTGCTCGAGCAGAAGCCCGTTCTGCAGCAGTACGTTATGGATCAGATCTTCGACGCGATGATCAATGAATCCGCCTGGATCGCCCCCTACTACGCGGGCGACTTCGTGACGATGCACGAAGATAACCCCGACCTCGCCTTCTGCTATCCGAAGGAGGGCTTCAACTTCTTCATCGACGCCATCTGCATCCCGAAGGGCTGCGAGCACAAGGCGGAAGCCGAAGCGTATATCAACTTCCTCTGCGATCCCGAGATCTCCGGAAAGAATATGGACGCCATCGGCTACGCCACGCCCATTCCGGAGGCGAAGGAATACTTGAGCGAGGAATTCGCCGACAGCGACGTCGTCTACTTCGACGAAGCGACCGCCGCGAACTCCAAGATGTTCAAGGACCTCCCGGACGAGAGCTTCCAGCTGATGAACGATTACTGGTCAAAGCTGAAGGTCGAGGGCTCCGCGGGCTACACGCTCTATATCATCATCGGCGCGGCAATAGTCGCGATAATCGCCGTTGTCGTCATCATCCGCATGCGTAAGAAAAAGCTCTACGAACAGGAATAA
- a CDS encoding ABC transporter ATP-binding protein: MANSEIVRLENIHKEFDGETVLDNINLSIRDKEFVTLLGPSGCGKTTTLRIIAGFETPTSGNVFFFDKIINDVPPHKREVNTVFQRYALFPHLNVFENIAFGLRLKKTPEKIIREKVFEMLKLINLNGFAKRNVNSLSGGQQQRVAIARALINSPRMLLLDEPLGALDLKLRKDMQVELKNIQQQMGVTFVYVTHDQEEALSMSDTVVVMDNGVIQQIGTPQDIYNEPQNAFVADFIGESNIIDGVMLDDYLVSIFGYKFKCLDSGFEQKEPVDVVIRPEDIDIVRADSGHLSGVVTNVTFKGVHYEIIVDVKGFKWMIQTTDFHAQGDTIGIKLNPDDIHIMKKSEYSGKFGDYSSYSEEYDKLDDATILNDDSDAEVID, encoded by the coding sequence ATGGCCAACTCGGAAATTGTCCGTTTGGAAAACATTCATAAGGAATTTGACGGCGAAACAGTACTCGATAACATCAACCTGTCGATAAGGGACAAGGAATTCGTCACGCTGCTGGGCCCTTCGGGGTGCGGCAAGACTACCACCCTTCGCATTATCGCGGGATTTGAGACTCCGACATCGGGTAATGTTTTTTTCTTTGATAAGATAATTAACGACGTTCCGCCGCACAAGCGCGAGGTGAACACAGTATTCCAGCGCTATGCGCTCTTTCCTCACCTCAACGTTTTTGAAAACATCGCGTTCGGCCTGCGCCTGAAAAAGACGCCCGAGAAAATCATCCGCGAAAAAGTCTTCGAGATGCTGAAGCTGATCAACCTCAATGGCTTTGCGAAGCGCAACGTCAACTCGCTCTCCGGCGGACAGCAGCAGCGCGTCGCGATCGCCCGTGCGCTGATAAACTCGCCCCGCATGCTGCTTCTCGACGAGCCGCTCGGCGCGCTCGATCTGAAGCTCCGCAAGGATATGCAGGTCGAACTGAAGAATATCCAGCAACAGATGGGCGTCACGTTCGTCTACGTTACGCACGACCAGGAGGAAGCCCTCTCGATGAGCGACACCGTCGTCGTTATGGATAACGGCGTCATTCAGCAGATCGGCACGCCTCAGGATATATACAACGAGCCGCAGAACGCCTTCGTCGCCGACTTCATCGGCGAGAGCAACATCATCGACGGCGTTATGCTCGACGACTATCTCGTTTCCATTTTCGGCTACAAGTTCAAGTGCCTCGACTCCGGCTTCGAGCAGAAGGAGCCGGTCGACGTAGTCATACGCCCCGAGGACATCGATATCGTCCGCGCCGATTCCGGACATCTTTCCGGCGTAGTCACCAACGTTACGTTCAAGGGGGTGCACTACGAAATAATCGTTGACGTCAAGGGCTTCAAGTGGATGATACAGACGACGGACTTCCACGCCCAGGGCGACACGATCGGCATCAAGTTAAATCCGGACGACATTCATATTATGAAAAAGTCCGAATACTCCGGCAAGTTCGGCGACTACTCCTCATATTCCGAGGAATACGACAAGCTCGACGACGCGACCATCCTCAACGATGACTCCGACGCGGAGGTGATCGACTGA